The Seleniivibrio woodruffii genome contains a region encoding:
- a CDS encoding helix-turn-helix transcriptional regulator, protein MNKLYVALNLIRLLNENRTVTSALVAEDMGISLRTAQRYLLEMSSLPGVCYDDSRHCWYMAEKYGLSESYLKQDELAVLSGLFDYAENILNNEFSGTLRRIKKKVISASNRERVVRFLKQDSIEFEKIADIFAELETFIMNRQEISFLYSKNGKSYIIKPYRIIYGDGFWYLAGDKNGEIRKFSLDLIENLKATGSIFDGVPEGLDAEIDEAKSMFFDAGKKIKVECILAHPMADFLRRKRFFPHQQILEEYENLSVRFSFQAGSPLECVKLCLEWLPHIRILSPHIVRDYFADILRESLEVNGG, encoded by the coding sequence ATGAATAAACTCTATGTAGCACTCAACCTGATAAGACTTCTGAACGAAAACCGCACCGTGACCTCCGCTCTGGTGGCAGAGGACATGGGGATAAGCCTGCGCACCGCCCAGAGATATCTTCTGGAGATGAGCAGTCTGCCGGGCGTCTGCTATGACGATTCACGCCACTGCTGGTATATGGCTGAAAAATACGGCCTGTCGGAGAGTTATCTGAAACAGGACGAACTGGCTGTGCTGTCCGGACTTTTCGACTATGCGGAGAACATTCTGAACAATGAGTTCTCGGGCACCCTCCGCAGGATAAAAAAGAAGGTCATTTCCGCATCAAACAGGGAAAGGGTGGTTCGGTTTCTCAAGCAGGATTCCATAGAGTTTGAGAAGATAGCGGACATATTCGCCGAACTTGAAACATTTATAATGAACAGGCAGGAAATATCATTTCTGTACAGCAAGAACGGCAAGAGCTACATCATAAAGCCGTATAGAATAATTTACGGCGACGGTTTCTGGTATCTGGCAGGGGACAAGAACGGAGAGATACGCAAATTCAGCCTTGATCTGATAGAAAACCTGAAGGCAACGGGAAGTATATTCGACGGAGTGCCTGAGGGGCTCGATGCTGAGATAGACGAGGCCAAGAGCATGTTCTTCGACGCAGGCAAAAAGATAAAGGTTGAGTGCATTCTGGCTCACCCCATGGCAGATTTTCTGCGGCGGAAGCGGTTTTTTCCACATCAGCAGATTCTGGAAGAGTACGAGAATCTTAGCGTCAGGTTCAGCTTTCAGGCAGGTTCGCCTTTGGAGTGCGTTAAGCTTTGTCTGGAATGGCTTCCCCACATCCGCATCCTGTCGCCTCACATAGTCAGGGACTATTTCGCAGACATACTCAGGGAGTCTCTGGAGGTCAACGGCGGGTGA
- a CDS encoding glycine cleavage system protein R — protein MNQKNLFAVTLIAADRPGIVAAVSKIFYENSFNIEDSSSTLLQGFFSAIFIVSKEGVDTEAVKKMFSHLEKTMNIDINVQEMSEAGIKPIGEHYIISVYGSDKPGIVNRVAEYLANREINILDLQTKVAGSEKSPIYLMVLEVIIDPKMMGTGWEDDLKKISRDMGTDVNIRQIETYEF, from the coding sequence ATGAACCAGAAAAACCTTTTTGCCGTAACACTTATCGCCGCCGACCGACCCGGAATAGTTGCTGCGGTGTCAAAGATTTTCTATGAGAACAGTTTCAACATAGAGGACTCCAGCTCAACCCTGCTTCAGGGCTTCTTCTCTGCGATATTCATTGTAAGCAAAGAGGGAGTGGACACTGAGGCTGTTAAAAAAATGTTCTCGCATCTGGAAAAAACCATGAACATAGATATAAACGTTCAGGAAATGAGCGAGGCCGGAATAAAACCCATCGGCGAGCATTACATCATTTCGGTCTATGGTTCGGACAAGCCCGGAATAGTGAACCGTGTGGCTGAGTATCTGGCCAACAGGGAAATAAATATTTTAGACCTGCAGACAAAGGTTGCAGGTTCGGAAAAAAGCCCTATATATCTTATGGTGCTTGAGGTCATCATCGATCCCAAAATGATGGGAACCGGATGGGAAGACGACCTGAAAAAAATATCAAGAGATATGGGCACAGACGTTAATATCAGACAGATTGAAACATACGAGTTTTAA
- the def gene encoding peptide deformylase, translating into MAIREVLKYPDPRLKEMAEDVEVIDDYIKQVITDLTDTMEASGHSTGIAATQIGENVRIVLADASKNPKCEKNHGRLVLINPEIIQWEGMIQFREGCMSVPDYTGNVNRAKKILLRYQDENLEQKVIEAEDFEAVLLQHETDHLEGTLFLDRVISKRTDLFRRKKFK; encoded by the coding sequence ATGGCAATCAGAGAAGTTTTGAAATACCCCGATCCCCGTCTTAAAGAGATGGCGGAAGATGTTGAAGTAATTGATGATTATATAAAACAGGTTATCACAGACCTGACCGACACAATGGAGGCCTCCGGCCACTCCACAGGTATCGCCGCAACCCAGATAGGCGAGAACGTCCGTATCGTTCTGGCGGACGCATCAAAGAACCCGAAATGCGAAAAGAACCACGGAAGGCTTGTTCTCATAAATCCGGAGATAATCCAGTGGGAGGGCATGATACAGTTCCGTGAGGGCTGTATGAGCGTGCCGGACTACACCGGAAACGTGAATAGGGCAAAAAAGATTCTCCTGCGCTATCAGGACGAGAATCTTGAGCAGAAGGTTATCGAGGCGGAAGATTTCGAAGCTGTTCTTCTTCAGCACGAAACCGACCATCTTGAGGGTACTCTGTTTCTTGACAGGGTCATATCCAAACGTACCGACCTGTTCCGCAGAAAGAAATTCAAATAG